One region of Opitutales bacterium genomic DNA includes:
- a CDS encoding cytochrome P450: MPTTLVETTDIPLYLPGGSKASCAEAYQNDPLTFQIEGYRQHGGLYRTYIRNRYWYVLSGPEANNYVWQNPQIWKYAKANESFLEEMGHDHVTGLDGDHHKQKRAILKPAFTMSSAMRFLGIYHNVFSDEIQRASELNEPVDLVTFWAELITLANAQSVAQADIPRDVIRRMARWEVLMLRGLFLDASKASFYERKEYQELKEETFQWLRKIVEDRLADPNAIEDNFTDVLRQRIEIEGPEPSVDNLVNDLYFILIAGTDNTSALIDYALMQLYTEPKWIDWLREDLDAWDGSDISAISQMSRLKAVIMETQRIRPGALQLYKYAKESFTFEGMTVPTNSDVIHFNNLGHFLEEFYPDPTTYNPERFIEKQRFVPKTFGFFGGGSHACLGRNHSMMQTPVAIAVLLKNFDLNIPEPINLHLSASYSGGRIEKPWLANIEPRNRD, from the coding sequence ATGCCTACCACTCTCGTCGAAACAACGGACATTCCACTTTACCTTCCGGGAGGTAGCAAAGCCTCTTGCGCTGAAGCCTATCAAAACGATCCGCTAACCTTCCAAATAGAAGGCTATCGCCAGCACGGCGGTCTATATAGAACCTATATCCGAAACCGCTACTGGTACGTGCTCTCAGGCCCAGAGGCGAATAACTACGTCTGGCAAAACCCGCAGATCTGGAAATATGCTAAGGCCAACGAGAGTTTCTTGGAAGAGATGGGGCACGATCATGTGACTGGGTTGGATGGTGATCACCACAAACAGAAACGCGCCATCCTGAAACCTGCCTTCACAATGAGCTCCGCAATGCGCTTTTTAGGGATTTACCACAACGTATTTAGCGATGAAATCCAGCGTGCCTCCGAGCTCAACGAGCCGGTCGATCTCGTTACCTTTTGGGCAGAATTGATCACCCTTGCGAATGCTCAGTCTGTGGCCCAGGCGGATATTCCGCGCGATGTCATTCGCCGCATGGCGCGTTGGGAAGTATTGATGCTCCGTGGTCTGTTCTTGGACGCGTCTAAAGCTTCTTTTTACGAGCGGAAGGAGTATCAAGAACTCAAAGAAGAGACGTTTCAGTGGCTCCGTAAAATTGTGGAAGACCGCTTAGCCGACCCCAATGCTATCGAAGATAATTTCACCGATGTGCTCCGCCAACGCATCGAAATCGAGGGTCCCGAGCCCTCAGTAGATAACCTCGTTAATGATCTCTACTTCATTCTCATTGCTGGAACTGATAATACCTCGGCACTGATCGACTACGCCCTGATGCAGCTCTACACCGAACCCAAGTGGATCGATTGGCTCAGGGAAGATCTCGATGCATGGGACGGTTCAGATATTTCAGCCATCTCTCAGATGTCGCGCCTGAAGGCTGTCATCATGGAGACGCAACGCATCCGTCCCGGCGCGCTTCAACTCTATAAATATGCCAAAGAAAGTTTCACTTTTGAAGGCATGACTGTGCCGACAAATTCGGACGTGATCCACTTTAACAATCTCGGCCACTTCCTTGAAGAGTTCTACCCAGATCCAACAACTTATAATCCTGAGCGCTTCATCGAAAAGCAGCGTTTCGTTCCCAAAACATTTGGATTTTTTGGCGGTGGGTCGCACGCCTGTCTTGGACGCAACCATAGCATGATGCAAACCCCCGTCGCCATCGCCGTGCTTCTGAAAAATTTCGACCTAAATATCCCCGAGCCTATCAACCTCCACCTCTCGGCAAGCTACAGCGGTGGACGGATTGAGAAGCCCTGGCTGGCGAATATCGAGCCAAGAAATAGAGATTAA
- the greA gene encoding transcription elongation factor GreA, translating to MNEAVIDILIQKKPKLKSARAKLASMQPGSYCLHRSWGFGHISDYDGENNRLIIDFTEEGKEGHSMDPAFCVDKLEILAENDLLVIKHTNPAEINRMIKEEPVAMIVNILESNESLSATAAEIERVLARVIGPIKYKKWWTATKKLLAKDPRIGVPVKKTEPYVLRDEPIRPEVEILEKYRNTKNAKQKILFADELFVMSDGKPELKDDLPDVLDDLTQTIQEAKSLTMADRLYGVWVRNNLARDLHEDVESLIPTSGSILEATDDLSQLAVDLPHQYYKRYLDLISRTFPERWVEILEELLFNSEGKFTNECINFLFEREKQDVVSDCFQRWLNDKSIKAPILFWIIKNRPARKYSRMIDPLLDPSFLKCVFDAIDNEALQMTGSRRIPLAELVNEDSTLIADLLQSASLEESRDLGQTLLMNQGFEELTKKSIFARFIKVHGSLQSLISQEVETREQDLLIVSKDSFERAKSELEEIIQVKIPENKEAIATAREHGDLKENSEYKMARQDQDTLLARKSQLESDLNKARVTDFTEATDTTISVGTTVTLTEGSTGREITYSLLGAWDSDPDKNILSYKTPLGKALLSKKVGESASTQIDGESEEWTIQKIKRWVDTAGK from the coding sequence ATGAACGAAGCGGTCATCGACATCCTGATCCAGAAAAAGCCAAAGCTCAAATCCGCCCGAGCAAAACTAGCATCCATGCAACCCGGCAGCTATTGCCTACACCGAAGTTGGGGATTCGGACATATCAGCGACTATGATGGGGAAAATAACCGCCTCATCATCGATTTTACAGAGGAAGGCAAAGAAGGCCATTCCATGGACCCCGCATTCTGCGTCGATAAATTAGAGATTCTCGCAGAAAACGACCTCCTCGTCATCAAGCATACCAACCCCGCCGAAATCAACCGAATGATCAAGGAAGAGCCGGTAGCAATGATTGTTAACATTCTTGAGTCCAACGAGTCACTTAGCGCAACCGCTGCCGAGATCGAGCGCGTCCTCGCCCGAGTAATTGGGCCGATTAAATACAAAAAGTGGTGGACCGCGACAAAGAAGCTCCTCGCAAAAGACCCACGGATCGGTGTGCCGGTCAAAAAGACTGAGCCCTATGTCTTACGCGACGAACCCATCCGTCCAGAGGTCGAGATTCTTGAGAAGTATCGAAATACCAAGAACGCCAAGCAAAAGATCCTTTTTGCTGATGAGCTGTTCGTCATGTCGGATGGCAAGCCTGAGCTGAAAGACGACTTACCCGACGTTCTCGACGACCTGACCCAAACAATCCAAGAAGCCAAGAGCCTGACCATGGCAGACCGTCTTTACGGCGTCTGGGTTCGCAACAACCTTGCCCGCGACCTGCACGAAGACGTCGAATCGCTCATTCCCACTTCTGGATCCATCCTCGAAGCCACTGACGATCTTTCACAACTCGCGGTGGACCTCCCCCACCAATACTACAAGCGCTATCTGGATCTTATTTCTCGGACGTTCCCCGAGCGCTGGGTTGAAATCCTCGAAGAACTTCTCTTCAACAGCGAGGGCAAGTTCACCAACGAGTGTATCAACTTCCTCTTCGAACGCGAAAAGCAAGACGTCGTGTCTGACTGCTTCCAACGCTGGCTCAACGACAAATCGATCAAAGCACCGATCCTGTTTTGGATCATCAAAAACCGTCCGGCACGTAAATACAGCCGCATGATCGACCCACTACTCGACCCAAGCTTCCTCAAATGCGTCTTCGATGCGATTGATAACGAAGCCCTCCAGATGACCGGCAGCCGCCGCATCCCACTGGCCGAATTGGTGAATGAAGACTCCACCTTGATCGCCGACCTCTTGCAATCCGCATCACTCGAAGAATCGCGCGACCTCGGTCAGACCCTCCTCATGAACCAAGGTTTTGAAGAGCTGACCAAGAAATCTATCTTTGCTCGCTTCATTAAAGTACACGGATCACTCCAGTCTCTCATCTCTCAAGAAGTGGAAACCCGTGAGCAAGATCTACTGATTGTCTCAAAAGACAGCTTTGAGCGCGCCAAGTCAGAGCTCGAAGAAATCATCCAAGTTAAGATCCCTGAGAATAAAGAAGCCATCGCCACAGCCCGCGAGCACGGTGACCTAAAGGAAAACTCGGAATATAAAATGGCCCGCCAAGACCAGGACACCCTACTCGCTCGCAAGAGTCAGCTGGAGTCCGATCTGAACAAAGCGCGCGTCACCGATTTCACCGAAGCCACCGACACTACGATCAGCGTGGGTACTACAGTGACGCTGACCGAAGGATCCACCGGGCGCGAAATCACATATTCACTTCTCGGAGCTTGGGATTCTGATCCAGATAAGAACATCCTTTCTTACAAAACTCCGCTTGGAAAGGCCCTCCTGTCAAAGAAGGTGGGAGAATCCGCGTCGACCCAGATCGATGGCGAGTCCGAAGAGTGGACGATCCAAAAGATAAAGCGTTGGGTAGACACGGCTGGCAAATAA
- the rph gene encoding ribonuclease PH has product MRPDGRATNELRPISVKTDFAPNASGSALISFGDTQVICAATIEDRVPRWMHHQGVSGGWITAEYSMLPYSTLDRKDRDISKGKMDGRTVEIQRLIGRSLRAVVDLQKLPGKTLWIDCDVLQADGGTRTASITGAYIAAKRAVNKLLAANKLKEDPFIDGVAAISVGVYQETPVLDLNYIEDKDASVDANIVMTTGGRFVELQSSGEEATFSDDELAKMLALAKQGIHSISAIQKTAI; this is encoded by the coding sequence ATTCGCCCCGATGGTCGTGCCACCAACGAACTCCGTCCAATCTCCGTAAAAACGGATTTTGCACCCAATGCCAGTGGATCGGCCCTTATTAGCTTTGGAGACACCCAAGTCATTTGCGCCGCGACCATAGAAGATCGAGTCCCGCGCTGGATGCACCATCAGGGTGTCAGCGGTGGCTGGATCACAGCTGAGTATTCCATGCTGCCCTACTCGACCTTAGACCGCAAAGACCGAGACATTTCCAAAGGTAAAATGGATGGACGCACCGTGGAAATACAGCGGCTCATTGGACGTAGTCTACGCGCTGTGGTAGATCTGCAAAAGCTTCCCGGAAAAACCCTGTGGATCGACTGCGACGTCCTTCAAGCGGACGGCGGTACACGAACAGCCTCCATAACAGGTGCCTACATTGCCGCAAAACGCGCAGTCAATAAACTCCTCGCTGCGAATAAACTAAAAGAAGATCCATTCATCGATGGCGTGGCCGCAATCAGTGTCGGCGTCTATCAAGAGACACCCGTCCTCGACCTTAACTACATCGAAGATAAAGACGCATCGGTCGACGCAAATATCGTCATGACGACAGGGGGACGCTTTGTAGAGCTACAAAGTTCGGGCGAAGAAGCCACATTCAGCGATGACGAACTCGCCAAAATGCTCGCTCTTGCCAAACAGGGCATCCACAGCATCAGCGCCATCCAGAAAACGGCAATCTAG
- a CDS encoding AbgT family transporter, whose amino-acid sequence MKRLTSRLLNRALSSIEWLGNRLPDPIVLYALLAAAVPFMSALAVGIGWAREHPVTGDMVRAINLLDKEQMQRMWTEAVDNFTSFAPLGAVLVTVMGIGVAERSGLIDHVLRLTVQKAPRSLVTVIIVFAGIMSSMAADSGYVVLTPLGAVVFAGLGRHPLAGLAAAFAGVAGGFSANLLITSLDPLLSGFTDEAARLYLTDYAVTPDANYFFMIASTVLITLLGWAITEWIVEPRLGKWNPANALTEEKEETSTTQPQQIRALTASLVAVFACITGLLFMTLPENALLRDEEENLVPFVGSLVPIIAISFLIPGTVYGIVSRSITSTKDLADMLADSMATMGGYVVLAFAAAQFIAWFGWSNLGLLTALEGAAFLQKLDLGSLPVLLTFVWMAAAINLVIGSASAKWGIMATVFVPMFMILGITPETTQAAYRVGDSITNMITPLNPYFPIILSFALKYDPKLKMGTLVATMLPYSIAFAIGWCILFSVWYGLGLPLGPGAPIHLIP is encoded by the coding sequence ATGAAAAGACTCACCTCCCGCCTACTCAATCGGGCACTCTCCAGCATTGAATGGTTAGGAAATCGCCTGCCAGATCCGATCGTATTATATGCACTCCTCGCTGCCGCCGTGCCCTTTATGAGTGCCTTGGCGGTTGGCATTGGTTGGGCGCGTGAGCATCCTGTGACTGGCGATATGGTACGAGCGATCAACTTGCTAGATAAAGAGCAGATGCAGCGCATGTGGACTGAGGCTGTCGACAACTTTACCAGCTTCGCCCCGCTTGGAGCAGTCTTGGTCACCGTCATGGGCATCGGAGTCGCAGAACGCTCGGGCCTTATCGATCACGTCTTGCGGCTCACCGTTCAAAAAGCGCCCCGGAGCCTTGTGACTGTTATCATCGTTTTTGCCGGGATCATGAGCTCGATGGCGGCGGATAGCGGTTATGTCGTACTCACGCCCTTAGGAGCTGTCGTTTTTGCTGGTCTCGGGCGGCACCCTCTCGCCGGCCTAGCAGCAGCGTTCGCCGGAGTGGCAGGAGGATTCTCTGCAAATCTCCTCATCACCTCGCTTGACCCCTTGCTGTCTGGGTTTACCGACGAAGCGGCCCGTTTATATCTCACCGACTACGCCGTCACCCCCGACGCCAACTACTTTTTTATGATCGCCTCGACGGTCCTCATTACCTTGCTCGGGTGGGCCATTACCGAGTGGATCGTTGAACCGCGTTTAGGAAAATGGAACCCGGCAAATGCTCTAACTGAAGAGAAAGAGGAAACGTCGACCACACAGCCCCAGCAGATACGTGCCCTAACCGCTTCCTTGGTGGCAGTTTTCGCCTGCATCACGGGGTTACTCTTCATGACGCTCCCAGAAAATGCCTTATTGCGCGATGAAGAGGAGAATCTGGTTCCCTTTGTAGGTAGCCTCGTTCCTATCATTGCAATCAGCTTTCTCATCCCCGGGACCGTCTACGGCATAGTCAGCCGGAGTATCACAAGCACAAAGGACCTCGCTGACATGCTGGCAGATTCGATGGCTACGATGGGTGGCTACGTTGTTTTAGCGTTCGCAGCAGCCCAATTTATTGCCTGGTTTGGCTGGTCAAATTTGGGACTCCTCACAGCGCTCGAAGGAGCGGCCTTCTTACAGAAACTTGATCTGGGCAGCCTTCCTGTATTGCTGACCTTCGTATGGATGGCTGCAGCGATCAATCTGGTGATCGGCTCCGCATCGGCCAAGTGGGGAATCATGGCCACCGTATTTGTCCCGATGTTCATGATCCTGGGAATCACACCAGAAACCACCCAGGCAGCCTATCGCGTCGGCGACTCGATCACCAATATGATTACACCCTTGAACCCCTATTTTCCGATTATTTTGTCCTTCGCTTTAAAATACGACCCTAAGTTAAAAATGGGCACATTGGTAGCGACGATGCTCCCTTACTCCATCGCCTTTGCAATTGGCTGGTGTATCCTCTTTTCTGTCTGGTATGGCTTGGGGCTTCCGCTTGGCCCAGGCGCTCCTATTCACCTTATCCCATGA
- a CDS encoding polyprenyl synthetase family protein, with the protein MISNTLGFNDALAALIERTESAIDQHLPSADTRPTRIHQAMRYSMQIGGKRLRPALLIAAAEGLGRNDADPMPAAVAIECLHTYSLIHDDLPTIDNSDLRRGKPTSHIQFDEPTALLAGDALLNFSYELLSQSYGTPAELGLALIRDLAIAGGSQKLIGGQMEDVLGEKQCLILSPDDLDFIHRNKTAAMIQAALIIGCRLGGADDSELQQAEKLGLALGMAFQVIDDILDATQSTENLGKPAGLDAEREKTTYISMHGLNAARDAAERFSDKARRISNDLFGEASFVLLLVEHMRKRLS; encoded by the coding sequence ATGATCTCAAATACTCTAGGTTTCAACGATGCACTGGCGGCATTGATCGAGCGCACTGAGTCTGCCATCGACCAACACCTGCCCTCTGCCGACACTCGTCCCACACGCATCCATCAAGCCATGCGCTACAGCATGCAAATAGGCGGTAAGCGACTCAGACCCGCATTGCTCATCGCTGCCGCAGAAGGCCTTGGGCGCAATGATGCAGACCCCATGCCTGCAGCTGTAGCTATCGAATGTTTGCACACCTACTCACTGATCCACGACGACCTGCCAACCATCGACAATAGTGATTTACGCCGAGGCAAACCAACGAGCCATATCCAATTTGACGAGCCAACAGCGCTCTTGGCGGGTGATGCCTTGCTCAATTTCTCCTACGAATTGTTATCTCAGTCATACGGAACACCTGCAGAACTAGGGCTCGCCTTAATCCGCGACCTCGCCATCGCCGGTGGATCACAAAAGCTGATCGGCGGGCAAATGGAAGATGTATTGGGTGAAAAACAATGCCTTATACTCAGTCCAGACGATCTTGATTTTATTCACCGCAATAAAACTGCCGCAATGATCCAAGCAGCCCTCATCATCGGATGCAGGCTGGGTGGAGCTGATGACAGTGAACTACAACAAGCTGAGAAACTAGGCCTCGCCCTCGGCATGGCTTTCCAGGTCATCGACGATATTCTCGATGCCACCCAATCCACTGAAAACTTGGGTAAGCCCGCCGGCCTTGATGCCGAACGAGAGAAAACAACCTATATTTCAATGCACGGCCTCAACGCTGCACGCGACGCAGCAGAACGCTTTTCGGATAAAGCCAGGCGCATATCCAACGATTTGTTCGGAGAAGCCTCATTTGTCCTTCTGCTCGTCGAGCACATGCGCAAGCGACTCAGTTGA